In the Myxococcota bacterium genome, TTCGAGGGCGCTCCGCGCGAGCGCCTCGGCTTCTGGCCAGCGGCGCTCCTCGATCAGAACGGCCAACCGCTCGACGGGGGTCGGCCCGAATACCCAGAGCGCGACTCCGCCCAGCACGAGGAACAGACACAGCAACAGGAGGCGCGCGGGGGTCATGGCGGAGGAACATAGCTTTCGCCCCCCGCGCAGGAGGCGCCGGCTCCCGGACCGGTCACGAAATCGCGGCCCGGGAGTGCGCTTCGTGCGGAATCCCCCATCCTCCCGACGGCGCTGCGCCCCATCGGGCCACGCCGACGGAGGATGCGGGATGACCATCATGCGCGTGAGCCTCGTAGGCGCCTCTCTCGACGCCGAGCGCAAGCAGCAACTCGCCAGCCGACTGATCGCGGCGTTCGCGCGCGTCGAGGTGGGCCAAGACTCCCCGGCCGCCCACGCCGGTTTCCTCGTCCACTTCGAGGAAGTCGCTCCCGAGGATCTCTACATGGGCGCCCAGCGGATGGCCGACGCGGGCGGTTCGGGGCGCGCGGCCGTCGTCACCACCCAGGTCATGGCGGGCCCCTGGACCGACGCCATGAAGGCCCAGCTCTTCGGGGACCTCGAGTCCGTGATCCGCGAAGAGGTCGACATGCCGCGCAGCGGGTCGGGCGCGGACTTCTGGATGACCATCACCGAGGTGCCCGAAGGGGCGTGGGGCTACGGCGGCAAACCGGTCTCGATCGCGAGCCTCGCCCCCGTGTTCAGCGAGGATCGCCAGGCGCGGATTCATCGCTACCTCGAAGATCGCTCCGAGTAGCGCCCGGCCGGTGACTCAGTCGTCTTCCGCGTAGCGGTCGACGAGCTTGCTCGGGTTGCGGCCGTCGACGTAGCCCATGAAAGTGCCGTTCATGAGGTCGTAGCCGAGCATCGCGCGCACGCGCTTCGAGTAGCGCGCGGCGATCTCGGGCGGCACGGCGAGCACCATGTTCTCGATCTGTCGCAGCCAGGGCTGGCAGTACTGGAGCGTGATGCCGAGCCGCGTGGTGTCGGTTTGGTTGGCGCCGCCGCGGTGGAAGAGGGAGCCCTGCCAGATCATCACCGAGCCTGCGGGCATCACCGCCTGGAAGGTGCGGGCGTCGTCGTGGGCGGGAAGTTCGCCGGGCCCCCAGGTGTGGCTGCCGGGAATGATCTCGGTGGCCCCGTTCTCGTCGGTGAAATCGTCGAGGGCCCACATCGTGCTCATGCCTTGGGCGGGTCGGGGTCGCGGCGGCGCGCCCGCGTCGTCGTCGCAGTGGTAGTCCTGGCGCTCCTCGCCCGGGTGCTTGTTGATCGCGAGCCCGCCCCACAAGAGATACGAGGGCATGAGGAACGGGTCGATCAGTGCGAGCACCGCCGGGTGCTCGACCAGCGCGGCGATCGACGGCGCCTTCGCCAGGAGCGCATACACGCGCTGGGTCTTGTGGCCTTCGAAGGGGTTTCGTCCGAAGTGGGTGAGGTGGGGAGCCAGCTCGCCGCGAACCCGCGCGACCTCGTCGCGAGACAGCAGCGAGGGCAGGACCACGTAGCCGTGCTCGCGGAGGTGGGCGAGGGCGGCGGGGTCGGGCTCGTGGGCTTGGAGCGGCGTCGCAGATGAAATGGCGAGACCTCGAGCGAGCGCGTCGAGCGTAGCCCTTCGGGTCGGGCCGCGCCGAGCGAATGACGTCGTTGGTCAGGCGGTCGTGTCGATCGTTTCGACGATCCCGGCCGTGCGTGTGGCCTCCGTCCCTCGCGGAGTGCCGCGACGCCTTGCAGGCCGGGTTGCGAGCGGATCGTCCCTTCTGCAGGCTGGCCCGATGGCCGCCGAATGGTTCCATCGTTCGTGCTCGATCTGCGAAGCGAGCTGCGGAATTCGCGTGCTGGCCGATCGCGACGCGCGCAAGGTGCTCCGGATCGAGGGCAACCCGGACGATCCGATCAGCCAGGGCCACATCTGTCCCAAGGCGACGGCCATGCAGGGCGTCTTCGAGGATCCGGACCGCCTGAAGCGTCCGATCCGCAAGACGCCCAGCGGCGGCTGGGAGGAACTCTCCTGGGAAGCGGCCTACGATTTCGCCGCCGAGCGGATCGGCGCCCTCCAGGCCGAGTACGGCAACGACACGCTAGGCGTCTACATCGGCAACCCGTCGGGCTTCGACGTGGGCTGCCTGCTGTACAACCGCTTCATTCTCGAGTCGCTGCGGACCCCGCGCATGTTCTCGGCGGCGACGATGGATCACTTCCCGAAGCTCTACACATCGCGCGTCCTGTTCGGCAAAGGGTCGATCCTGCCGATCCCCGACATCGATCGCTGCGACTACTTCCTGTGTCTCGGCGGGAACCCGATCGTCTCCCAGGGCAGCCTGATGTCGGCGCCGGGGGTCGCGAAGAAGCTGCGCGCCATCCAGGAGCGCGGCGGCAAGCTCGTCGTGGTCGACCCGCGCCGGACGGAGACGGCGGACGTCGCCGACGAGCATTGCTTCATCCGCCCGGGCAGCGACGCGTACTTCCTCTTCTCTCTGGTGCACGTGCTCTTTGCCGAGGATCGCGTGCAGCTGGGTCGTTTCGCCGCGTTCACGGACGGCCTGGAGGCGATCGAGGATCTCGCGGCCGACTTCACGCCCGAGGCGACCGCGGCCGCGACCGGGATCCCCGCCGAGACCACGCGCCGCATCGCCCGCGAGCTCGCCGCGCACCCGCGGGCTTGCGTCTACGGTCGGATCGGCACCTGCACGGTCGAGTTCGGCACCCTCGCGAGCTGGCTCGTCGACGTCGTGAACATCCTGCTGGGGCGCTACGACGAGCCAGGCGGCATGATGTTCCCGCGCCCCGCGACGGGCCAGCACGAGCCGGGCAACCCGATGCCGCCGATTTCGATCGGGCCCTACAAGACGGCGGCGCGGGGCCTGCCCACCGTCGACGGCCATCTCCCGGCCTCGGCCTTCGCCGAAGAACTCGATCCGGAACGTGCGGGAGAGCGGCGCGTGCGCGCCTTGCTCGTCACCTGCGGCAACCCGGTGCTGTCGATGCCCGAGGGCAACCGGATCGCCGAGGGGCTCGCCGGTCTCGAGTTCATGGTGGCCGTCGACATCTACCTGAACGAGACGACGCGCTACGCCGACCTGATCCTGCCGACGGCGCCCCAGCTCACCCACGAGAACTTCGACTTCCTCTGTCAGTCGACGGCGGTGCGCAACCACGTGCGCTACGGCGAGCAGGTCTTCGAACCCGAGCCGGGCGAGAAGCGCTCATGGGAGGTCTACCTCGAACTCGCCGCCCGATTGAACGGCGCCGAAGCGGGCGCCTACGACGACGTGCACGTCATGCAGAACGCGACCCGCTTCGCCGGGAAGCTCGGGCTCGACCCCGACGACGTGATCGCGGCCCTCGGAGCCGAGCGGGGCCCGATGCGGATCGTCGATCTCCAGCTCCGCTGCGGGCCCTACGGCGACCACTTCGGGAAGCAGGCCGAGGGCTTGAACCTCGAGAAGCTCAAGGCCGCCCGCGCTGCGATCGATCTCGGACCCCTCGAACCGCGATTCCCCGACATCCTCCGCACCGAAGGGCGGCGCATCGATCTCGCGGATCGACGGATCACGAGCGACGTCGCGCGCCTGCGCGAGCGTCGGCGGAGCTTCGAGGATCCGAATGGCCTGCGCCTCATCGGGCGACGCCAGATGCGCGGTATGAACTCCTGGCTCCACAACCTGCCGAACCTGGCGAAGGGCAAAGCGCGCTGCACGCTGCTCGTGCATCCGGACGACGCAAAGCGGCACGGCGTGAGCGACGGAGGTCGCGCGGCGATCGAATCGCGCTCGGGTCGACTCGAGGTCGACGTCGAAGTGAGCGACGAGATGATGCCCGGCGTCGTCAGCCTGCCCCATGGCTTCGGTCACGGCGCGGCGGGAACGCGGCTCGGTGTCGCCGCCGAGAAGCAGCCGGGGGTGAATGCGAACGCTCTGACGGACGCGGCGCCCCTCGACGTACCCTCGGGTACCAGCGTCGCGAACGGCATCCCGGTCGAGATCCGCGCGCTCTGATCCCGCCGCGGTCCTCTAGCGAAAGCCCAGCGCCTGCATGTCGACGCGGTTGCGCAGCGGCTCCCCGCGCGCGAAGCGCTGGAGGTTGTCCTCGAAGAGATCGAAGACGTCGTCGACGTAGCGGTCGACCGAGACCGAGGAATGGGCCGACACCCAGAGGTTCGGCGCGTCCCAGATCGGGCTGTCGGCAGGCAGGGGTTCGGTCTCGAAGACATCGAGCGCCGCCGCGGACAGCTGGCCCGAAGCGAGGGCGTCGAGGAGCGCGGCCTCGTCGACCAGCGATCCGCGCGCGACGTTCACGAGCACCGCGCCGGACTTCATCGCGGCCAGGGCCGCGCGGTCGATGAGGTGGTGCGTCTCGGGTGTGGCCGGTGCGGTCACGACGACACCGTCGCACTGGGCCAGCATCTCGTGGAGCCGGTCGGTGCGGAAGATCTTGTCGGCCGCGTCCGGGTCGCCTTGTTCGGGGTTGCGCTTCGTCGCGAGCACCCGCACGCCCATCGCCCGCGCGCGTTGGGCCACCGCCGCACCGATGTGTCCGAGCCCGACGATCCCGATCACCGAGCCGGCGAAGCTGCGCCCGTAGGTGCGCACGTACTCGTGCTTGCGCTGGTAGGCCTCGGCCTCGGGGAAGCGTTTCCAGATCTGCAGGAGCCGACCGATCACGAACTCGGCCATCGACCCGGCGCTGACGCCCGACGCATTGGTCACCACGACCCGGTCGCGGGTGACGCCCGCCGCCACGAACTGGTCGACGCCGGCGCCCAGGCCCTGCAGCCAACGCAAACGCGGTGCGAGCTGCATCAGGTCCTTCGGCGTGTGGAGCTGGATCAGGACCTCCGCGCGCGCGAGCGCCCGGCGCCGCTCGTCCTCGCAACCGACCGCCCAGCGCGGCGGTTCGTCGTGGGGACGGTCGGGGGGCACGGTCACCCAGTCGGTGTCGGGGTCGACGGGCATGCCCACCACCTCGATGCGCGGATCGATGGCCCGCACCCGTGCCACGTAGCGATCGGCGAGCAGGGCGGGGTAGCCGAGGCACACGACGAGGGGCTCGCTCACGACTCCATCCCTAGCGCATCTCCGGGTCGCGCCGGCCATCCCGGGCTGGGGCGAAATTTATCTTGCCAGAAAGCTTTCTCGAAAGTATAAGGGCGGAGGAGGCGCGCGAGCAACGCATGAGCTGGATCGACGAGCTCTCCGAAGCCTGGCAGCGGGAGCACCCGGACTACGACACGGCGACGCTCCCGCCGATGGTGCGGCTGGCGCGGCTGGCTCTGCTGATCGACGGGTTCCAGCACGACGTGCTCGCACCCTATCGACTGAGCGCTGGCGACTACGGGGTGCTGGCGGCCTTGCGCCGCGCGGGGGCTCCCTATCAGCTGAGACCGAGCATGCTCTACAGCCGGCTGCAGCGATCCTCGGGCGGCATGACCAAGACGCTGGGTCGCCTCGAAGAGCGCGGCCTCGTGGCACGCACGCCCGATTCGCTCGATCGACGCGGATCGCTCGTTTCCCTCACGCGCAAGGGGCGGGCGCTGCAAGAGGAGGTGTTCCGCGCCTATCTCGAAGCGACCGAGGACCTGCTCGAGCCGTTCTCCGAAACCCAGCTGAAGGACACGGACCGCGTGCTCGAGGCGCTGCTCGCGCTCTTCGAGGGAAGGGCGGCGTCGTGACCGAGGAGTTCGAGCTCTCGGCCGATACGCCCGAAGCGCTGTTGGAGCTGTTCGAAGCGAAGGGGCTCGGCGACGGGTTGCCGCTCGTTCCGCCGACGCGCGACCGGGTAGATGCGATGCTCGCGGCCTCAGGGGAGGGCGACCTCGACCCCGACGAGGTGATCGCCACCCTCGAGCCGCGGGCGGGGGAAGCGACCCGGCGTGCGGTCGCGATCAACGCGGTGCTGGCCGGTTGTACTCCGGGGGTCTTGCCCGTCCTGGTGAGCGCCGTGCGCGGGCTTGCGCGTCCCGAGTTGAACCTGCGGGGGGTGAACGCCACCACCCATCCGGTGGCGCCGCTCCTGATCGTGCACGGGGCGGTCGTCGCCGAGCAGGGCTTCAACGCGGGGCTCGGGACGTTCGGTCCGGGCCATCGCGCGAACGCGACCGTCGGCCGGGCGATCCGCTTGATCCTGATGCACATCGCTGGCGCCCGGCCCGGTGCCGGTGATGCCTCCAGCCAAGGACAACCGTCGAAGTACACCTACTGCATCGCCGAGAACGAGGGCGCCTCACCGTGGGAGACCTATCCGCGCAGCGTCGGCGTCGAGGCTCCGAGCGCGGTCACCCTCCACTGCGGTGAGAACCCGCACAACTTCCACGACATGGAGAGCGAGGCGCCCGAGGCGATCCTCGACAAGGGCGCGAGCGTGATGGCGACGCTCGGGTCCAACAACGCGCCCGTGTCTTCGGCCGAGTTCTTCGTGGTGCTCGGTCCCGAGCACGCGGCGACGATCGCGGGCGCCGGCTGGAGTCGGCGCGACGTGCAGTCGTATCTGTACGAGCGCGCGCGGCTGCCGGCTCCCGTGCTGCGCGGTGCCTTCGACGTCGTCCAACATCGTCCTTGGCACCAGGCGTTGCCCGCAGATGCGCCACTCCCGATCACCGATCACCCCGACAACCTCCGCGTGCTCGTCGCCGGTGGGGCGGGGAAACACTCGTGCGTCATCCCGAGCTGGGGGATGACCCGCAGCGTGACGCTGCCCGTCGAAGCCTGAACCGCGCGGGCCGCACGCTGGCCCGGGCGAAACGGACCGCGCAACGGTCCGAGAGGAGCCTCCATGAAGATCCTGTCTCCCGAAGGCACGGTGGGGACGCGCGGGGTCGTACTCGCAGCGCCGCCCGCGCAACTCGCCGGCCGACGCATCGCGGTGCTCGACAACGGCAAGCCCGGGGCGGCGCTCGTGATGACGCGCATCGCCGAGCGGCTGGTCGAGCGCGCGGGCGTCGAGTTCGTGGGCCTACACCGCAAGCGCACGGCCGCGACCCCCTGCGAAGAGGGATTGCTCGGCGAGATCGCCGACGGCGCGGACCTCGTGCTGACGGGGCTGGCCGATTGAGGCTCGTGCACGTCGTGGAGTCTCCACGACACGGCACGGTTGGAAGCCCTCGGTCGACCCACGGTGGTCGTAGCGACCGAGCGGTTCGCGGATCTCGCCCGGCAGTCGGGCCAGGAGATCGGGCTCGATGACGCGCGCCTGGTGGAGGTCGCGCATCCGGTGGGAGGCGTCCCCGAGGAGGCACTGCGCAGGCGCGCCGAGTCGGCGACGGACGGTGTGATGCAGCGGCTCCTCGGCCGCGTGGGAGGAAACGATGGGTAGGTTCGGGCACTACGTAATCGATGCGGATGGGCACGGCGGCGAGCCGCTGGGCTGGCGCCGGCGAATCCCGGGGAAGTTCACTGCGACGATGCGCGACTACGTCGCGAGCATGCGCGCCCAGTACGCGAGCGTCCCGGGCGCGGGCCAGCGTGCCGCGGACGCGAGCCCGGCGATTCCCGGCGAGGACGATCTGGAGTTCGCGGTGCCCACCCAGCCGGGCATGTTCGACGCGGAGAAGCGTCTGCCGGACATGGATCTCGAAGGCATCGACGTCGCGGTGCTCTTTCCGCCCGGCTCCGGAGAGGAGTGGGCGATGGACGACGTGGACTTTGCCGTGGCGCTCTGCCAGACGCTGAACGATGCCCGGGCCGAGTACGCGAGCGTTGCGCCCGAGCGTCTCAAGCTCGTCGCGAAGCTCCCCATGATGGAACCGTCGGCGGCCGCCGAAGAGCTCGAGCGCTGCGTCACCCTCCACGGGTTCGTCGGCATGGTGACCGCGACCCACATCCGCGACAAGAATCTGGACGACCCGAGCTTCGACGTCGTCTGGGAGACCGCTCAGCGCTACGGCGTGGCCGTGTGTACCCACGGCGGCGGCCAGGCGCCGGGTCAGACGCCCTTCGCCATCGATCGCTTCGACACCCGCCTGGGCGTGCACGCCCTCACCCATCCGCTCGGCGCCATGCAGGCCGTGTTCAACTTCACGGTGGGCGGGATCCTGGCCCGCTTCCCCGAGCTGCGAGTCGGCTTCCTCGAGGCGGGGGTGGGCTGGTTGCCCTTCTGGCTCGAACGTCTCGACGAGCACTGGGAGCTGATGCCCGACCAGGCGCCCGGGATCGATCGACCCCCGTCCGAGTACTTCCTCGGGCGCTGCTTCCTGACCACCGAGCCCGACGAGAAGATGGTTCCCTACGTGTTCGAGAGCGTGGCGGAGGACATCGTCTGCTACTCCTCGGACTACTGTCACTTCGATTGCGCGTTTCCCGACTCGGTGAGCATTCTCGAGAAGCGCAGCGACCTGAGCGATCGGGTGAAGCAGCGGCTCTTCTCCGCGAACGCGGCGAAGCTCTACTCCCTGGAGCCGCCTGCGTGAGCCTGATCGCGTGATCGATACCCACACCCACGTGATCGCGGCGGACCACGGGCGCTACCCCCTCGACCCTCGCCCGCTGTCGGGGCCGTGGTATCTGGAGGCGCCCCACACCGCCGAGGAGCTGGCGGCCTGCATGGACGACGCCGGGGTCGAACAGGCCGTGTTGGTGCAGGCGGTGGGCGCCTACAGCTACGACAACGCGTATGCGGCAGACGCGGCGCAGTCCCAACCGGCTCGTTTCGCGAGCGCCTGCTGCATCGACGCCACTGCTGACGCGGCGGTCGACACGCTGCGCCATTGGGTGCGCGACCGCGGCATGCACGGCGTGCGGCTCTTCGCCCTCGCGCGCGAGGCGCCGTCCTGGCTGGTCGATTCGCGCACCTTCCCGCTCTGGGAAGAGGCGGCCGCACTCGGCATCCACGTGATCGTGACGATCTTTCCCCACCAGCTCGGCGAGCTCCGCGACGTACTGCGGCGGTTTCCCGAAGTGCGCGTGTCCCTCGATCACTGCGGGTTTCCGGAAGCAAGTGCGCCAGAGCCGCTCTTCGCGCTGGCCGCAGAGGCGAACCTCCTGTGCAAGGTGTCGTCGGTCGTGCTCGAGTCGGCCGGGGAGGGCGCCGAGGCCTTCGTAACCACCCTGGTGGGGCGCTTCGGAGCCGAGCGCGTCATGTGGGGGTCCGACTTCTGCCAGACCCATGACCGTCCCTACCGGGCGCTGGTCTCCCTTGCGGAACGCTGCTTTGCAGGCCTGACGTCGTCCGAACGCGAACGTTGCTTCGTCTCGACGCCGCGCTCGGTCTGGCCGAGCCTTCGCTAGCGGGGCGGGTCGAAGCCAACCCCGGAGGACGCGTGGATACCCAGGCGGAAGATCGACAGCGCGCAGGCGACCCGAAGCCGCCCTCGCGTCTCAACACGGCCTACGTGCTGTGGATGGTCTTCCTGGTGATGATCTTCAACAACGTCGATCGCACGATCCTCTCGATTCTCGTGCGTCCGATCCAGGCCGAGTTCCAGCTCAACGACACCCAGATGGGCTGGCTCCTCGGGCCGGCCTTCGCGCTGGTCTACTCGGTCCTTGCCCTGCCTCTCGGCCGCTACGCCGACGCGGGGGGCGTGCGCCGCACGATCGTCGCCGTCTGCCTGTTCGTCTGGAGCGGCTTCACGGCGGGCACCGCGCTCGCGCAGAGCTACTGGCAGATCTTCCTGATGCGGATGGGCGTGGGCGTCGGCGAGGCGGGAGCCACCGCACCCAGTGTCTCGATGCTCTCGGACATCCTGTCGCCCGCCGCGCGTGCGCGGGGCATGTCGGTGATCTCGATCGGCGCCGTCACCGGGATGGGCATCGGCATGATCTTCGGTGGCTGGATCGAGGAGCTCCACGGTTGGCGCGTGGCGTTTCTCGCGGCCGGCCTGCCGGGCATCGCCCTCGCGATCCTGTTCCGGCTCACGATCCGCGAGCCGGTGCGAGGTGCGAACGAGGGCCGCAGTGCCGCCCAGAACCCCGAGTTCCTGCCCGCCCTCCAGTTCCTGATGGGCTCGCGGACCTACCGCTTCATCCTGCTCGCCAACGCCTTCGCCCTGTTCGCCGCGATGGGGCGGAACCTGTGGGAGCCCTCGTTCCTGATCCGCAGCTATGGCCTCACCGAGTTCACGGCCGGCACCTGGTACTTCCTCACGAGCCCGGTGCCGTCGATGTTCGGGATCTTCCTCGGCGGCACCCTCGCCGACCACTTCGGGCGTCGCGACAGCCGCTACTACATGTGGGTGCCGGCGCTGGGTCAGCTGGCGAGTGTGCCGCTCCTGGTCGCGTTTCTTCTCTGGCCCGTGGACGACACGATCCCGCTGCCGGGGTTCCTGACGATCGCCGGGCTCCAGGCGTTGCCGGTCGCCTTCGTGCTCAGCTTCGTCGGTTCGATTCTGGGATCGTTCTTCACCGCGCCCTTCATCGCGACGATCCAGGGCGTCGCCCCGCTACGCATGCGCGCGTTCGCAGCCGCGGTGTCCTCGTTGATCAGTACGCTCGTCGGCCTGACGGCGGGACCCTTGCTCGTCGGAGCGGTCTCGGATGCGTTCACTGCGCGGTTCGCCCATGAAGCACTGCGCTACTCGCTCCTCGTACCCACCCTCGCGCCACTCTTCGGCGTGCTGGTCTGCTTCCTCGGCGCGAACAGCGTCGGGCGCGACATGGACCGGGTGAGGGCCGCGAATGTGTAGTCGCAGCGGCCCGCGACACGCGGTCCAGTCCCGCTGCGCGCGTTTTGACGCGCTGCATCAGGCGGAGTGTCGTCGTCTTCATGCGCATTCGCGACAGCCGCGGGTGCTACCTTGCTGTGCGCTTTAGAACCCTGCCGCCAGCTCCCCCAACCCAGAACCCGGAGAACTTCGATGAGCCCTGCCGCCGAGTACACGATTCAAGGTCAGACCGTGCGCATCCCCTGCGTGGTGCGCGATGCATCGTCGGGGACCGCCCTCTACATGGTCGATGCGGCGGCGGCCCAGAAGCTCGTCCCGAGCGCATTCGAGGTGGTGGAAGCCGCTCCGGGCCAGACCCAGGCGACGGTCGTGATCGTCGACTATCGCGACAACGACCTCGGCGACTACGACGAAGTGGGCATCGTCTTCTTCGTGCGCCCGGCGGGCCAGCCCGACGCCGAGATGGGCTCGTACATCTACAAGCTCCCCGTGAACCAGGGCTTCACCTGCGAAGCCGGGGTCGAGATCTGGGGCTTCCCGAAGACGGTGGAAGAGATCGATTTCAACTACGCCGAGACGAGCGCCACCTGCCGGCTGTCGATGGGCGGCCGGCACGTGCTGACGCTCACCGTGCCCCGCGGCGGCGATGGCACCACCGATGACACGGCGGCGACCGGCTACACGATGATCGAAGGCATTCCCCACAAGAACGAATTCACCCGCGGTGGTTCCGGCGAACAGACGATTCCGGGCGGTGAGGGCGTGGTGCTCGAGTTGGGGACCCACCCTCTCTCCGACGAGCTGCGCTCGCTCGGCCTCGAGGGTGCCACGCCGGTGCTCTCCGCCTGGTCGGAGCACATGCGCGGGAGTTTCGGCCAGAGCGAGAAGCTCTAGACGGCACCGACACGATCAGGGCGGGCCGTCACCGTTCGCAGCATTCCCAGCTACCCATGAAGGCAGCTACCAGAGAGGGACAGGACCATGGACGCACGCACCTTCGGGCGCGACATCGCCCACATCAACCTCACAGCGGGGACGGTCGAGAAGCGGCCGGCGCCGGAAGGCTGGGTCCAGAAGTACATCGGCGGCCGCGGTCTCGGCGTGCGCTACGTGCTCGAGAACGGCGCGGACGTCGACCCGCTCTCGCCAGAGAACATCCTCTGCTTCATGAACGGTCCGCTCTCGGGCAGCGAGACCAGCATGAGTGGCCGCTGGGCCGCGGTGACGAAGTCGCCGCTCACGAACACGGTCACCGACAGCCACCAGGGCGGCTGGAGCGCCGCGCGCGTGCGCTGGGCCGGCTTCGATGGCCTCGTCTTCGAGGGGAAGGCCGAGACGCCGGTCTACGTATTCATCGAAGACGGCGAGATCTCCATCCGCGACGCGAGCGACAGCTGGGGGAAGGGCATCCACGAAACCGTCTCCTTCTACCAGGAACGCTACGGGGCGAAGAACCTCTCGGTGAATGCGATCGGTCAGGCCGGCGAGAACCTCTCGCGCTTCGCGGTCTGGGTCAACGAGGACGATCGCGCCTTCGGTCGCGGCGGCACCGGCGCCGTTGGCGGCAGCAAGAATCTGAAGGCCATCGTCGTCCGCGCGGCCCACAAGAAGAGCACCGTGCCCGACAAGCAGCAGTGGACCGGCGCGCGAAAGCTCGCGCTCGACACGATCCGCGACGAGAAGAACATCACGAGTCCGCGGAAGGGCGGCCTCTCTCTCTACGGCACGAACGTGCTCATGAACGTGACCAACAGCATCGGCGCGCTCGGGGTGCGGAACAGCCAGCTGACTTCCTTCGGTGAGCGGGCGGAAACCCTGTCGGGCGAGTACGTCGAAGAGCACCTGCTCTCCGGGAACCCGACCTGCCATGCGTGTCCGGTCGCCTGCAAGAAGGAGGTCGAGATCACCGACGGCCGCTGGAAGGGCCTCAAGATGGAGAGCGTCGAGTACGAGCCGGCCTGGGCGCTCGGCGCCAACTGCGACGTCGACGACGTCCGTTCGGTCGCGAAGCTGATCGACCAGTGCAACGACTACGGCCTCGACCCGATCGAGCTGGGCAACGTCTACTCGGTCTTGATGGAGTGCAGCGAGGCCGGGCTGACCAACGGCGAATCGCTCGCGTGGGGCGACGACGACGCCATGGTCGATCTGACCGAGAAGCTCGCCCTGCGTCAGGGGATCGGCGACCAGCTCGCCGATGGCGCCGTGATCGCGGCCCGCAACCTCGGACGCCCCGAGGCGGCGATGGCGGTGAAGGGCCAGGCGGTGCCGGCCTACGACCCGCGCGGTTTGAAGGGCATGGGCCTCGGCTACGCCACCAGCAATCGCGGCGCCTGCCACCTGCGGGCCTACGTCGCCGCGGCCGAGCTGGGCGTGGTCGACATCGAGGCCGACCCGCTCGAGTGGAAGGGGAAGGGCGAGCTCGTCCGCATCTTCCAGGACCTCGCTGCCTTCTCGGACAGTCTGGACCTCTGCAAGTTCAGCGCCTTCGCCCAGGGAGCCGACGAGTACGCGGTCCAATGGAGCGCGGCGATGGGAATCGAATGCACGGCGGACGACGTCATGAAGGCGGGCGAGCGCGTCTACAACCTCGAGCGCTACTACAACAACCTCGCCGGCTTCGGTGCGGGGAGCGACACGCTCCCGAAGCGGTTCACCGAAGAGGCGTCCACCCTCGCCGGATCCAAGGGGCACGTCTCCGAACTCGACCAGATGCTCGTCGAGTACTACGCCGTGCGCGGCTGGGAAGACGGGGTCGTGCCGGCCGCGAAGCTCGCCGAGCTCCAGATCCCGTAGTCGGCGGTCGCTGCCAGCCTCGTCCGGAGCCCGTTACGGCTAGCCCCCGGCGACCGCCGGGATGAACTCGATCGTGTGATGCGTGTCGACGATCGTGTCGAGGCCGTCGACGAGGTACTTCGAGCTGCGCCCGTCGACGAAGACGTGCACGTAGCGATTCAGTTGCCCGTCGTCGTCCAGGACTTCTGCGGCGAGGTCCGGGTAGGCCGCGACCACCGCGTCGACG is a window encoding:
- a CDS encoding acetoacetate decarboxylase family protein yields the protein MSPAAEYTIQGQTVRIPCVVRDASSGTALYMVDAAAAQKLVPSAFEVVEAAPGQTQATVVIVDYRDNDLGDYDEVGIVFFVRPAGQPDAEMGSYIYKLPVNQGFTCEAGVEIWGFPKTVEEIDFNYAETSATCRLSMGGRHVLTLTVPRGGDGTTDDTAATGYTMIEGIPHKNEFTRGGSGEQTIPGGEGVVLELGTHPLSDELRSLGLEGATPVLSAWSEHMRGSFGQSEKL
- a CDS encoding MFS transporter — encoded protein: MDTQAEDRQRAGDPKPPSRLNTAYVLWMVFLVMIFNNVDRTILSILVRPIQAEFQLNDTQMGWLLGPAFALVYSVLALPLGRYADAGGVRRTIVAVCLFVWSGFTAGTALAQSYWQIFLMRMGVGVGEAGATAPSVSMLSDILSPAARARGMSVISIGAVTGMGIGMIFGGWIEELHGWRVAFLAAGLPGIALAILFRLTIREPVRGANEGRSAAQNPEFLPALQFLMGSRTYRFILLANAFALFAAMGRNLWEPSFLIRSYGLTEFTAGTWYFLTSPVPSMFGIFLGGTLADHFGRRDSRYYMWVPALGQLASVPLLVAFLLWPVDDTIPLPGFLTIAGLQALPVAFVLSFVGSILGSFFTAPFIATIQGVAPLRMRAFAAAVSSLISTLVGLTAGPLLVGAVSDAFTARFAHEALRYSLLVPTLAPLFGVLVCFLGANSVGRDMDRVRAANV
- a CDS encoding ubiquitin-like small modifier protein 1, producing MRVSFFATLRKIVGQKHVEVSVPESCSLRAVVDAVVAAYPDLAAEVLDDDGQLNRYVHVFVDGRSSKYLVDGLDTIVDTHHTIEFIPAVAGG
- a CDS encoding aldehyde ferredoxin oxidoreductase family protein translates to MDARTFGRDIAHINLTAGTVEKRPAPEGWVQKYIGGRGLGVRYVLENGADVDPLSPENILCFMNGPLSGSETSMSGRWAAVTKSPLTNTVTDSHQGGWSAARVRWAGFDGLVFEGKAETPVYVFIEDGEISIRDASDSWGKGIHETVSFYQERYGAKNLSVNAIGQAGENLSRFAVWVNEDDRAFGRGGTGAVGGSKNLKAIVVRAAHKKSTVPDKQQWTGARKLALDTIRDEKNITSPRKGGLSLYGTNVLMNVTNSIGALGVRNSQLTSFGERAETLSGEYVEEHLLSGNPTCHACPVACKKEVEITDGRWKGLKMESVEYEPAWALGANCDVDDVRSVAKLIDQCNDYGLDPIELGNVYSVLMECSEAGLTNGESLAWGDDDAMVDLTEKLALRQGIGDQLADGAVIAARNLGRPEAAMAVKGQAVPAYDPRGLKGMGLGYATSNRGACHLRAYVAAAELGVVDIEADPLEWKGKGELVRIFQDLAAFSDSLDLCKFSAFAQGADEYAVQWSAAMGIECTADDVMKAGERVYNLERYYNNLAGFGAGSDTLPKRFTEEASTLAGSKGHVSELDQMLVEYYAVRGWEDGVVPAAKLAELQIP